The genomic region CGGGTGACCGCCTCGCTGAAGCGGGAAGGGCTGTTCGGCGCGTTCCAGATGATGGAGATCGGGGGCTTGAGGCCGGAGGCGTCGCTGCGCCTGTGGGAGCGCCTCTGCGAGCGGCGGCGTGTGGAGATCGCGGCGCCGCTCCTCCCCCGCGCCACGCAGCGGGTCGGCGGGATCCCCTTCTACCAGCGGATGCTGGTGGACGACATCTTCTTCCGGAACGTCCGGGTGGCGGACTCGATCGCCCTCGAGAACGCCTACGCCTTCTCCGTGACGGAAGGGAAGCTCAACGGCTACTGGCGGGAGTTCTTCGAGAACGTATTCCCCGACCGGGCGCGGCGCGGCCGGGCGATCCGGTTTTTAAAGCGCGTCCTGTACGACCGGTTCCCGCTCGACACCGTCGAGGGGGCGCTGTCGCTGATGGGGTCGTCGGCGGAAGAGGGGGAGGCGATCCTCTCCACGCTCGAGTTCAAGGGGCTGCTGAAGGCCGACCTGGAGCATCTCTCCTTCGTCGAGGACCCGGTGCTGACCGACTTCCTGTACTGGGCGTTCGAGCGCGGCCTGTGCGGGAAGGGGGTGTCGCAGGTGGCGTCGGCCATCGTGCAGTCCCGGCTCTCCCTCCCCGTGGGGGATTTCGGGCACGGGGAGGCGCACACCCGCCGCGTCGACGCGGTGAAGGAGCTGATGCGCAAGTGGGACCTGCGGGAAGTGCCGCGGCTGCTGTTCGAGTTCGGGGCGTTCCGCGAGAAGTTCGGCCGGAAGGGGCTGCTCGAGGTCGTCATCGGGATGGAGGGAGAGACGGCGCGGATCCGCCTCCCGAAGATCTCCTCCGTGTCGACGGGGTACCGGACCCAGCGGGGAGGGCCGCGCTTCGACTTCGACCTGGTGGCCTACGGCTTCCTGGAGGGGGAGTTCTCCGAGGAGAACCTGGTCGTCTGGGCGGTCGACGTCGTCCCGGAAAGGAACCTGGCCGCCCGCGCGGTGGAGCATTTCGAGAACCGGTGCCGGCTGCTCGCGATCGAGAAGGGGCTCCGGGACGACCGTTTCCGGAAATGGATGCTCCTCAACGAGACGGCCGACCCCGCGGCGGTCGACCTGGCGGCGCAGTACGGCATCCATCTCTCCCACCCGACGCAGCTCCGGCTGTTCTTCAACCTCTTCGGCCTCGAGGAGCTGGGGAGGGCGCCGGAGGACGAGCGGGCCCCCGCGATCTCCTCCGTGCGCGCCGAAAGGCCGGTGGAGTACGAGCTGGTCCTCCCCATGAAGGCCGACTCGGAGGTCGTCGCGGCCCGGGTCGCCGAGGCGGTGGCGGCGTTCGCCTCCGTCGACTCGGACACCGTGGACCGCATCAAGATGGCGATCATCGAGGCGTGCATCAACGCGTTCGAGCACAGCGGCTCCGCCACGGGGAAGGTCCGGCTGCGGTACCTCCTGTCCCCGGGCAAGATCGAGCTGTACGTCCAGGACGACGGCAGGGGCTTCCAGGGCGGGAAGGCCGGGGGCGAGTCGAAGAAGAACCGGGGGTGGGGGCTGAAGCTGATCCGGGAGCTGGTGGACGAGGTGGAAATCGACACCGGCCTGGACGGCACGGTCGTCCGCATGGTGAAGTACCTGGAGAAGGAACCGGAGGGATGATGGCGGCGAACAGGCGGATCGACACGAAGGAGCGCGGGGACACCCTCGTGGTGTACGTGGGCGGCTACCTCAACAGCTCGCTGGGCGAGGAGGTGGAGAAGGTCGTCGGCTCCCGGTTCGACGGGGGGGCGCGGCGGCTCCTGCTGAACTTCGGC from Thermodesulfobacteriota bacterium harbors:
- a CDS encoding ATP-binding protein, which encodes MRLFGTMGAEASFREEDFFGRDEELSALTRAAVEGGRSVGSSFMIYGPPNIGKTQLLLKLKDFLRAGAGEAGGPRPFPFYFSFSQILSHPLALSQHFLQEFLGQLLLFYGDEHPPAFDPEAMCERLATYGYTGGRATLSAHARYTAAGDGLSALVNAVSLPFSGPGGSFHPVFLFDDFQYTGKLQGVPEGTMLSILRPYIKSGRFPMFLSGSSPGRVTASLKREGLFGAFQMMEIGGLRPEASLRLWERLCERRRVEIAAPLLPRATQRVGGIPFYQRMLVDDIFFRNVRVADSIALENAYAFSVTEGKLNGYWREFFENVFPDRARRGRAIRFLKRVLYDRFPLDTVEGALSLMGSSAEEGEAILSTLEFKGLLKADLEHLSFVEDPVLTDFLYWAFERGLCGKGVSQVASAIVQSRLSLPVGDFGHGEAHTRRVDAVKELMRKWDLREVPRLLFEFGAFREKFGRKGLLEVVIGMEGETARIRLPKISSVSTGYRTQRGGPRFDFDLVAYGFLEGEFSEENLVVWAVDVVPERNLAARAVEHFENRCRLLAIEKGLRDDRFRKWMLLNETADPAAVDLAAQYGIHLSHPTQLRLFFNLFGLEELGRAPEDERAPAISSVRAERPVEYELVLPMKADSEVVAARVAEAVAAFASVDSDTVDRIKMAIIEACINAFEHSGSATGKVRLRYLLSPGKIELYVQDDGRGFQGGKAGGESKKNRGWGLKLIRELVDEVEIDTGLDGTVVRMVKYLEKEPEG